TTCTCCTGTACTGAAAGAAGTATGTTTTCCTGCATTGTTCCGGCTTGCCAGTTCGATGCTGATCTGACTGCAATCTTCACGGCCGGTAACCTGGAAAGCCAGTATGATCATACTAATGCTGAGTAATGCCAGGAATGTGTACAGAACCATTGGGTCGATATGGTTTGTTATCTTGCTGAATGGTCTATACGTAGTAACTTTTCGCTCATTTGCGGACTTTCTTGGGGCCATAGGTTTCTCGTATTTCTGCAATTTTAAATATTTTTTTAGAGAAATTAATAAACTACCTAAATTCGTAGTTGAAATTTTAACATTTGAATCCGTGAAATCTGGTGATATTTGTTAGTATGTAACCCTGGAAAATAAGAGATCAGGAAAAACCTAAATTAACCCGTATGGTAAATAATGCCCAAAAAGCCGCGGTACTGGAGGAAGTAATAGACCATATCAACAAATTGCAACATGATGTACGTGCCGAAGTAGTAGTAGGAGAGTTACTGGATAATCATGTGCGTGCCGAAGAAATTGCCGTACAAAATCAAAATGTATTTGTAAGGTCTTTCAATAAAGATATTTTAGATGCTCAACTGGATGATTCGCAACCTTACCATCCATTTATTTCGCTTACCCTTTCCCGTGATGGACTGTACGATCGTTTACCGGAGGGCATCTTCCACCAGTTTACACCGCAGCAGCAACAGCGCTCGGTAAGGGAAATGGTGCTCAACTACAAGCGTCAGCAAAAAGAACAACAGGAAGCAAGAAAGTTTTTTCGCCCGCTTGAGAACGAATTTTTTCTACAAAGAGTTTTCCTGGAGCAGAAAGAAAAACATTTACTCTTTGATGCATTCGGAAAAGATACAGATGAATTGTTCCTGGCATTCTGGGGTATCAGGTCTGATCTGCCAAAAACAGCACTGAAAAAGTTGGTCAAATTGTTGCCATACATTTACCGCATAGCAGGTAATCTGCCCCTGGTACAACTTTACCTGAAGGCAATACTGGACGAGCCGGTAAAGATTGTCCAGGAAGATATGTCTACTGCTGTGGAAACTGGTGCTGCTGTGCCCCTTGGTAATTCAAGGCTGGGCATGGATTCAATGACTGGTGACCTCTTCTATACAGATATGCCTGTCTGGAAAATTACCATTGGCCCCCTGCAACAGCACAGGGTACACGACTTTCTTCCCTGGCAGCCATACGGCAAACTGTTAGAGACCTGTATTGGATTCCTGGTACCAGCTGATGTAGAAGTAGCAACTATACTTGAACCTCACGCAGATGAACGCAAGGCCTTTATGGCAGACTCCCGGGAGAAGGAAGGATTGGGCGGCTATAATTTTTACCTGTAGGCACTTAATGGAACTATTTTTGCATGTTATATACCCTTATGGTATGATTCCGGGCCCAACGGAGTATTCCAACCCCAGATCATCCAACAGGCTTAACCCTTTCCGAGGAAATAAACTATGATACTAAAAGCTAAGATCTACATTGTACTGGCGGCATTTATGGCTATCGGCTCCCTGATAGTGGGTCTGCTAAGCCGTTATATTAAAAACTTTTCCCTATATAAGAAAAAGGCACTCTGGTACCTTGCTATTATGGTACTGGTATTTGCTGTCATCAGCTCCATTCCGTTCCTCTTTACACACCAGAATTCCATGAGCCAGTATATCTTCTACGAAGTATGGTTTCTGGGCCTCGGCATAGTACATTGTAACCTCATGTATACCCGTTTCTGGGGCAGTGACGATTCATTTGGATCAGAGCTGGCATTCATTGTAGCCATCTGGCTGTTTGGTGGAATTGGCTTCATACTCATCCAGCATTTATTTGCAAAAGGAGAGTTTTCATTTTACCCCTTACTCACCTGTATGTTCGCATTTGCATTGCCTACATTTGTGTATAAGACCTTTGAAAAGATGATGGCCATTCCAGCTAAGATATTCAAGTGGTGGCAATATCCCGCTTACCAGGAATTACCTGAAGTGAATGAAGATGATATGCGCGATCTGATCGTAATTGGTTTTGAACTGGAGAAGAAAGTAACTGATCATGACCGCACCTACTTCCGGGCACGTACACCGATTAAGATGGATCTCGGCGACCTCTTCTATCATTTTATCAATGATTACAACGACCGTTATCCCAATACGCCGATTGACGTAGTGGATGCAAACGGACAACCATATGGCTGGGTATTTCACCTGAAATCAAAATGGGCATTTACAGCCAAAACACTCGATCCGGATAAGCCTGTATTCATGAATGGAATGCAGGAAAACAGCGTTATTATTTGTAACCGAATTATTATCAATTAATCCCTACATTTTAAAATTATTCATCCATGGCAGAACCGCTCAAATATTTTCCCGTCAACTGGGTTGATGGAATGAAGATAAAAAAACAGCATTTCGTTGAAACAGAAAACGCAATGCTGGATCAGATAAGGGATGCTATTTCCAGCGGCTTGCATGCGCAGAACTACGGATTGCTGCCTGCAAAAGCAGAAAGTAAAGAATCATTACGTTGCTGGTTTGTAACCGACAATCAGCAGCAATGGAGGATCAAACTCACCGAATGCCGTGCCGTTACCCCCGGTGGTGCAAGAATTGAGATCCCTGAACATACTGTACACTCGCTGAAATATGCGACCACGTTTCCTGAAGCTACATTTAACTGGGATCCACTGCACTCAGAAAATGCATATTACATCCTCATACAGGTAAACCCTTTCGACCGCCAGCCAAGCGGAGAACCTTTGCTGCGTGAAGATCCGCCAAGATTGCCGTATGCTACACCGGAATACCATCTGTATGTAACACCTGCATCACAGTTACCACAAGGGCAACTCGGTAGTTATCAAATGATACTGGGGCGTATCAATATCGTAGATGGTCGTCCGCAGATGGATGATGATTACATACCACCCTGTACAATGGTGTATGCGCATCCTTCCCTGGCAGACCTGCACCAGGAGCTGGATCAGTTCCTCGGTCAGCTGGAAATGTACGGCGTGCACATTGTTCAGAAAGTATATTCACGTAATCAGAATAATGACCTGGCACAGGTAGTATTGTACATCACAGAAAGATTAGTACAATACCTGGGTACGCGCATTTCTCAGTTCCGCTGGTTAGGTATTTATCAAACACCCGCAGCGATGCTGGAAGTAATAGCAGGCCTGGCCCGTACTATGAAGAATGCGATCGATCAGCGTGCAAGTGCAGGTAAAGAAGAACTGCTGAATTACTTTTCAGAATGGTGTGAACTGAAACAGGGTGAACTGGAAACCCTGATGATAAATTGTGCAAACATCCGCTATAAACACACAGATGTAAGAGAGTGTCTGCAACCTATGATCCCTTTTGTACGCGCGATCAACAAGTTGTTCGAAAGCCTGAGCAGGCTGGATTACATTGGTCGTAAGATGGATAGTGGCATCTTCGTAAAAGAAGAAAGTGCAGAGGATGCAGAATACATCCGTAAGCATAAAACCAAAAAATGGTTTTTCACAGATTGATCCTAATTATCAACTCAATTTAATATCACATGCGTGTACTGAACAAACAGGAAAGATTATCCGCTTTTTTATGGTTCCTGTTATTTTTTATAGTTACAGTAGGCCTGTTTGTACTGGCCGTATTTTTCAACTTCCAGGTGCCAAACCGCGAGAATGCAGAGCTACGTAAAGAGCTCGCTACATTCCGCCAGGAGCAGGCGTTTCAGGGTGAGTTCCTGGCAAAGCTGGAGAGAGTGAGAAACAATCTCGATTCTATTAATCTGCCTAATCAGAATGCGAATTATATGGATCAGGTAATTGCACAGGATCTGGTGAGTATGCGTAACTCTATACCTAAGGATGCAGTAACTCATTATGGCTTGTATGCAAACATCATTCAGAACTGTCTTTTATTACAACAAAGTAAACAGCAATTGCGTGGATTATCTAATGCACAACAAAGTATTGCAGAGCTCAAAGAAAAGATCAGCGATCTGAACAAAGAGCTTGAAAATGCCCGCAGCGAGCTGGATTACAACAGGCAGTTAATGAGAAGCAGGTAAATATTCTACACATGTTGTTAATGATAAATGATTAAAATTCTAATTTGTTAAATGACCATATGAGCTTTGCGGTAAATGGAATAATAATTATTTTTGGAGCATCATAAATAGATAAATAAATAGATAGCTCTTAATTGTTAATTCTTTATTGTAAACCTTAAACATTTAACCCATGTCATTCAAATCCGTGTTTGAAGTAGCAGGAAAACAGATGGTTGTTAAACACTGTAGCTACGACCTCACCCAGGAAGTAGATGCAACTGGTCGCCCTTCAGCTATTACCCGCGGCGGCCGCATCAGATTAACAGTAGAATCTAATGGTGATACCGATTTGTTTGAATGGATGGTAAACAACTTCGAAAGGAAGGATGGTACTATCACGTTCTACAAAAGAGATTCTGATGCTAAGCTGAAATCACTCAACTTCAAGGAAGGATACCTGGTGAAGTTCGAAGAAACCTTCGATGCTGATAACCAGAATCCGATGATGGTGTCATTCACTATCTCTGCCCGTGAAATTGCCATGGGTAACGCTTCCCATATCAATGAATGGGTAAAGTAGTGGGATGATTTGCTAAAGAAAATTATGCCCTTTTTAAAAGCCCCTTCGCTGGCGCGGAGGGGCTTTATATATTTTATGGCTTGTTGTATTCCCTTCTACTCTCTACCGTGTATATAAAACTATCCGCTTTATAATACCCCAGGTTATACTCCACCGGTAAATCATTCTTATCATACACAAATCTCCTCCTGAACAGTACCGGACTCCCCGCATCAATCTCTAATTTTCCTGCCACAAATTTATCCGCCGCTTTCGCACTCACTTCCTCCTTCGATAAAACAGCTACCACCCCATAATCCTTATCCAATATTTCATACAACTGCCGCTTAAAATCTTCCTCACCTGTCAACCCAATCCTGGGATGAAACCAGGAAATGAAATAAACAAAAGGGCCATCCGGTGTTCCTCTCAATCTTTCTAATTTCAATATCTTTTGTGTGGCTGTGATACCAAAAAATTCCGCGGTATCATTATCCGGCAATACCCATGTAACATGTAACTCAAAATTTCGCACTTTTAAGCCCCGTGCCTGCATTTCCTGGGTGAAGCTGATCCAGTTCTTCGCCTTTGAACTAATCCGGTCTAATTCGGCCACTTTTGTGCCCACACCTTTCTTGCGCAACAGCAATCCCTCATATACAAGTTTATTCAGCGCCTGCCGCAATGTAGATCTTGAAATAGCCAGCTGCTTCGCCAGCTCTACCTCATTCGGTAAAAACTGCCCACCCGCATACTTCGGATCCCTGATCATATTCCGCAGCAAATGCTCCACCTGAATATGTAATGGAACCGGATTCTGATGATCAATACTCATTTCCATCTGCTAAAATTAATCATTATGTTTGTATGTACATACATGCTATGGGGATAAAGATCTTCTTCGGTTATTTCATGCTTTCGCCCCCTGCTGGCGACTGCCTGGCAAAACGATCTGGCTGCCTCATATTTAAGGAAGTAGCAGAGAAAAATATGCCACCATCGGCATTACAGTGTATACTCCTTATCCTGAAAAGGAATTCCCTAACATGAAACCTTATGTCTATCTTAATGCCAGCGCCAGGAACTGGTTTGAAGGAAGAATGGTCATGGCCCTTGCCGCAAATGGTGTGATAAAAGAGGCATATGATGGACTCAGCCTATGCTGGATCGTGTCCTAAACCACTATGGTTTCTACGAATGGTATGATGTGCAGACAGGTACCCTAAAGGGTCCGGGGATTTCAGGGGAGAAACGGGGAATTATACGATGGATTGGGCAGCTTATCAAAAATGATACTCATGTTTATATGTTCATACATTTAATACAGGAGGCAGCCAAAGCTGTCTCCTATATTAAAAGCAACTTAATTCACCGGTACATTCACTTCCATTTTAATTATATCATCCACTTTTCCACCCGGCGTTCCCACGCCATAATCACTTCTGTTCACATCAAATTTTGCTGTGAATGTGCCGCCATTACCCGCTTTCGTAAACGTAAACGGAATAGATAAAGGTTTCTTTACACCATGCATTGTCAACTCCCCTTTTGCAACATAGCCGCTTCCGGATTTCGTTATTTCTGTAGACGTAAATGTGATAGCCGGATACTTTTTCGCATCAAACCATTTATCACCTTTCGCATGTGTATTCTTCAACCCATTGCCTGTATTGATACTGGATACATCAATCGTTACATCAAATTTAGATGTATTCAGGTGCTGCTCATCAAAGACAATCTTTCCCTTTAAATCTTTAAAAATACCATTGGCACCTGAGGCCGAAAATTTAACAGCGTAGCCTGCAGCAATTTTATAATCAGGTCCGGAGAGAACCGTAAATGCTGATGCAACCAAAATAACAAAGGCTGTTACAGGTAGGAGGAATTTTTTCATTGTGCTTGAAAATTTTGCTAAATGTAGGCGAAAAAAAAACGGTTTTGCCATTTAGCAAAACCGTTCGAATATTTTAAGTCTTTCTTAACTTCAGTGACTGTACAAAATGATGATTCCCTTTCTCCAGAATTAAACTCGCCCTAAACCTTGTCGGCAGTATATTCTGCACCAAATTGGGCTTATTGATTTCATTCCAGATCTTTCTTGCTATCTCTTCGGCTTCCGCATCCGTAAGATGTGCATACCTGTGAAAATAAGATTCCGGATTAGTAAATGCTGTTGTGCGCAGCGACTTGAACCGTTCTATATACCACATCTCCAGGTCTTTGTCTTCTGCGTCTACGAATATAGAAAAGTCAAAAAAATCCGATACGAAGATACTTGGCTCCGGTGAGCCCAGCGGCCTTGGCCTTACCTGTAATACATTCACACCTTCTACAATCACAATATCCGGAGACTCCACCCACTGCATATCATTCGCCATCACATCATATTCAAGATGACTATACAGCGGTGCTGCCACCTTTTCTTTTC
This window of the Chitinophaga sancti genome carries:
- the tssO gene encoding type VI secretion system TssO; the protein is MRVLNKQERLSAFLWFLLFFIVTVGLFVLAVFFNFQVPNRENAELRKELATFRQEQAFQGEFLAKLERVRNNLDSINLPNQNANYMDQVIAQDLVSMRNSIPKDAVTHYGLYANIIQNCLLLQQSKQQLRGLSNAQQSIAELKEKISDLNKELENARSELDYNRQLMRSR
- a CDS encoding GntR family transcriptional regulator, which produces MEMSIDHQNPVPLHIQVEHLLRNMIRDPKYAGGQFLPNEVELAKQLAISRSTLRQALNKLVYEGLLLRKKGVGTKVAELDRISSKAKNWISFTQEMQARGLKVRNFELHVTWVLPDNDTAEFFGITATQKILKLERLRGTPDGPFVYFISWFHPRIGLTGEEDFKRQLYEILDKDYGVVAVLSKEEVSAKAADKFVAGKLEIDAGSPVLFRRRFVYDKNDLPVEYNLGYYKADSFIYTVESRREYNKP
- a CDS encoding TssN family type VI secretion system protein produces the protein MILKAKIYIVLAAFMAIGSLIVGLLSRYIKNFSLYKKKALWYLAIMVLVFAVISSIPFLFTHQNSMSQYIFYEVWFLGLGIVHCNLMYTRFWGSDDSFGSELAFIVAIWLFGGIGFILIQHLFAKGEFSFYPLLTCMFAFALPTFVYKTFEKMMAIPAKIFKWWQYPAYQELPEVNEDDMRDLIVIGFELEKKVTDHDRTYFRARTPIKMDLGDLFYHFINDYNDRYPNTPIDVVDANGQPYGWVFHLKSKWAFTAKTLDPDKPVFMNGMQENSVIICNRIIIN
- a CDS encoding YceI family protein; amino-acid sequence: MKKFLLPVTAFVILVASAFTVLSGPDYKIAAGYAVKFSASGANGIFKDLKGKIVFDEQHLNTSKFDVTIDVSSINTGNGLKNTHAKGDKWFDAKKYPAITFTSTEITKSGSGYVAKGELTMHGVKKPLSIPFTFTKAGNGGTFTAKFDVNRSDYGVGTPGGKVDDIIKMEVNVPVN
- the tssD gene encoding type VI secretion system tube protein TssD, whose product is MSFKSVFEVAGKQMVVKHCSYDLTQEVDATGRPSAITRGGRIRLTVESNGDTDLFEWMVNNFERKDGTITFYKRDSDAKLKSLNFKEGYLVKFEETFDADNQNPMMVSFTISAREIAMGNASHINEWVK
- a CDS encoding type VI secretion system baseplate subunit TssG, producing the protein MVNNAQKAAVLEEVIDHINKLQHDVRAEVVVGELLDNHVRAEEIAVQNQNVFVRSFNKDILDAQLDDSQPYHPFISLTLSRDGLYDRLPEGIFHQFTPQQQQRSVREMVLNYKRQQKEQQEARKFFRPLENEFFLQRVFLEQKEKHLLFDAFGKDTDELFLAFWGIRSDLPKTALKKLVKLLPYIYRIAGNLPLVQLYLKAILDEPVKIVQEDMSTAVETGAAVPLGNSRLGMDSMTGDLFYTDMPVWKITIGPLQQHRVHDFLPWQPYGKLLETCIGFLVPADVEVATILEPHADERKAFMADSREKEGLGGYNFYL